The proteins below are encoded in one region of Festucalex cinctus isolate MCC-2025b chromosome 2, RoL_Fcin_1.0, whole genome shotgun sequence:
- the LOC144013979 gene encoding dystroglycan 1-like, which translates to MHYKTGDMGGGAAGMFRTISLLIGLLIATAVGAASEQQDAQVEMFNIELEASMQSTVLSEIQSAAAAATPQSSVNDGGVQTGIPDSSAIVGQVFQMKIPLVPDNGSCNLHLTEMGQAALPQWLYWDKERCILRGLALEQDKGVYHIAVSGPDAHEKTGSREFPGTVFSIEVYPEERADTEPSLLALQSDPSGLQPFTCGPEEPVTVLTVILDADLTKMLAEQRVTLLTVMRRFSHVPVEHMRVVPVVNNRLFDMSAFMAGPGNAKKVVENGVLLSWKLGCALDPSNIPDISVVQSTAKDGTMSARLAYPVVGWHIANKKPHAVKRVKRQLYNTPTPVPSLLPPTTYPEPPVRLVPSPTSPSIAPATDNSAPPVRGPLPLPVKPTMRVRDQIAHTPVLGPPQPTRALGSTSTMPIQPTMTRPTFVEATALPTPPSTTKKPKPSSTRKPKKPKTSTPAPREPKSTTAKPPKRTTTPLSLAPDLNSMPEIRNPIDQVNAWVGTYFELKIAPDTFFDKEDGTTDKLRLTLKHPPKEAVSETSWIQFNSTIQLLYGLPEEQHKGKHEYFMLATDKGGRSVMDAFEVQVNHWSTNDKPPVVFAARFHGDPKTLSADIHKKILLTKKLAYALGDRNSSTVTLQNITKGSIVVEWTNNSLPQTSCPKEQIAVLSNRIADPQGAPKPAFIKAMEPEFKPINISVRGTNKCQSFTFIPPGEIPPVPDLPTATPSPGTGRRSSDDVYLHTVIPAVVVAALLLIAGIIAMVCYRKKRRGKMTMEEQATFIKKGVPIIFADELDDSKSPPSSSIPLILQEEKPPLPPPEYPNMAGPHSTLLNQDLLEEYSVYQDDDPNAPPYQPPPPFTVPIEGKGSRPKNMTSYRSPPPYVPP; encoded by the exons ATGCACTATAAAACGGGCGACATGGGCGGCGGGGCAGCCGGGATGTTTCGGACTATCTCGCTGCTAATAGGGCTTCTGATAGCCACGGCCGTGGGAGCCGCGTCGGAACAGCAGGACGCGCAGGTGGAGATGTTCAACATTGAGCTGGAGGCCTCCATGCAGTCGACCGTGCTCTCCGAGATCCAGTCGGCTGCTGCTGCGGCTACACCACAGTCCTCTGTGAACGATGGGGGTGTGCAGACTGGCATCCCAGACTCGTCCGCCATTGTGGGCCAGGTGTTCCAGATGAAGATTCCACTAGTACCGGACAACGGCAGCTGTAATCTCCAC ctcacTGAGATGGGACAGGCAGCATTACCGCAGTGGCTCTATTGGGACAAAGAGAGATGCATTCTGAGAGGCCTGGCCCTGGAGCAAGATAAAGGTGTGTACCATATCGCCGTGTCTGGACCAGACGCACACGAGAAGACGGGCAGCCGAGAGTTTCCCGGCACGGTCTTCTCCATTGAAGTTTACCCCGAGGAACGAGCAGACACGGAACCGTCCCTGCTCGCGCTGCAGTCCGACCCGAGTGGCCTGCAGCCTTTCACTTGTGGCCCCGAGGAGCCCGTCACCGTCCTCACTGTCATACTCGACGCCGACTTGACAAAGATGCTTGCTGAGCAGAGGGTCACCTTACTGACTGTTATGAGGCGATTCTCACACGTCCCCGTTGAGCACATGAGAGTCGTCCCTGTTGTCAACAACCGCTTATTTGACATGTCTGCGTTCATGGCGGGACCGGGCAATGCCAAGAAAGTGGTGGAGAACGGCGTTCTGCTGTCGTGGAAGCTCGGATGCGCGCTCGACCCGAGCAATATCCCCGACATCAGCGTTGTCCAGTCCACTGCAAAGGACGGCACCATGTCAGCTAGACTGGCCTACCCGGTGGTCGGCTGGCACATAGCCAACAAAAAGCCTCATGCGGTGAAACGTGTCAAACGACAGTTGTACAACACCCCCACTCCGGTGCCCTCCTTGCTCCCTCCCACCACGTACCCGGAACCCCCCGTCCGTCTTGTCCCCAGCCCGACTTCACCCTCCATCGCCCCCGCCACAGACAACTCCGCACCACCTGTCCGCGGTCCTTTACCGCTCCCCGTCAAGCCCACCATGAGGGTCCGGGATCAGATAGCCCACACGCCTGTCCTCGGTCCCCCACAACCCACCAGGGCACTGGGATCGACAAGCACCATGCCCATCCAACCTACCATGACCAGACCTACGTTTGTGGAAGCCACCGCTTTACCAACGCCGCCGAGCACCACCAAAAAGCCAAAACCTTCCAGCACAAGAAAGCCCAAGAAGCCCAAAACGTCAACCCCGGCTCCCAGGGAACCCAAGTCTACCACGGCAAAACCACCGAAACGCACCACCACTCCGCTCTCCTTGGCGCCGGACCTCAACAGTATGCCAGAGATCCGCAACCCCATCGACCAGGTCAACGCTTGGGTTGGCACGTACTTTGAGCTGAAGATCGCTCCTGATACCTTCTTCGACAAGGAAGACGGCACGACCGACAAGCTGCGTTTGACGCTGAAGCATCCGCCCAAAGAGGCGGTCAGTGAAACGTCCTGGATTCAGTTCAACAGCACCATCCAGCTTCTGTACGGACTTCCTGAGGAGCAGCACAAGGGCAAACACGAGTACTTCATGTTGGCGACCGATAAAGGCGGGAGGAGCGTCATGGATGCGTTTGAGGTTCAAGTCAACCACTGGTCAACGAACGATAAGCCGCCGGTGGTTTTTGCGGCCCGTTTTCACGGCGACCCAAAAACCCTCAGCGCTGACATCCATAAGAAGATTCTTCTGACCAAAAAGTTAGCGTATGCTCTTGGTGACCGCAACAGCAGCACAGTGACCCTCCAAAACATCACCAAGGGCTCCATTGTGGTGGAATGGACCAACAACAGTCTGCCGCAGACTTCTTGTCCCAAGGAGCAGATTGCGGTTCTCAGCAACAGGATCGCTGATCCGCAAGGCGCACCCAAACCAGCCTTCATCAAAGCCATGGAGCCGGAATTTAAACCCATCAACATCTCCGTCCGCGGCACCAATAAATGTCAGAGCTTCACCTTCATTCCACCGGGAGAGATTCCGCCGGTCCCCGACCTCCCTACCGCCACACCGTCGCCGGGGACGGGCCGTAGAAGCAGCGACGACGTCTACCTGCACACGGTCATCCCGGCGGTGGTGGTGGCCGCCCTCCTCCTCATCGCCGGCATCATCGCCATGGTGTGCTACCGGAAGAAGCGCCGAGGGAAGATGACCATGGAGGAGCAGGCCACCTTCATCAAAAAAGGGGTCCCCATCATCTTTGCCGACGAGCTGGATGATTCCAAGTCACCGCCGTCCTCCAGCATCCCGCTCATCCTCCAGGAGGAGAAGCCGCCGCTCCCGCCGCCGgagtaccccaacatggccgGCCCCCACAGCACCCTGCTCAACCAGGATTTGTTGGAAGAGTATTCGGTGTATCAAGACGACGATCCCAACGCGCCTCCTTACCAGCCGCCGCCGCCTTTCACCGTCCCCATCGAAGGCAAAGGCTCGCGCCCCAAGAACATGACCTCCTACAGGTCACCGCCCCCTTACGTACCCCCCTAA